The genomic region TGACCATGGCGCGCCATATCAACCAGAAATTCTGTCGCACCAGATCCCTGGGGCGCATAGGAAGCCCAGTTCCAGTCAACCAACTTCAACTCGCCAGTTTGCGGATTAAATGCCAAATTATCACTACGAACATCCGAATGATTAAAGCAGTCCTCCGTCTGCTTGGCAAATTCTTTAGCGCGCGCCGAAATATCAATCAACTCATCGCGCTTTTCTAACAGCTCAATTATAGCCTGACAACGCCGCTGATTAATCTCCAACTGATTTGGCAATAGTTTTTGATAATTATTAATCAATCGACGACGAATATCAGCGTCAGCAATAATCTGATCAATCCCATCATCTAAGCCAAGCTCTCTCGCCACAAACGGTTGTAGTTGCAATTCTTCAATCAGCTCCTGCGGCAATTTTATTTTTTCCAACTCGCGGACCGCGGTTATCACCGTCGAAATATAACGTTCCGCGACAGAGTTATCCGTCGGAGGTTGCCACAACCACCCATCTGACGAAGCGTAACTGCTCGTCATCAACACGTGACCATCATCGGCCAATTCAGTCCAATCAGCAACATATTGCGGATAAGTTTTCTGTAACAAGCGTGTTACTGCATAATCTTTTTTTAGCCAGCCTAATTCCCGCTCACCCTCATCCGACAATAAATTAGCATCAACTTCTTTAACGAAAATCGTTCGATCACCAGACGACACTAGTGCTCGGCGATTAAGCGAAAAGCCGCCACTTACTGGCGTGATCCGTAATTCAGATGAATCAACGTTTAGCTCCGCCGCCGCACACTGCAAGACTCTGTCGGTTAATAATTTATCGTGATCTGGCAATGTTTCCATGTATAAATTATAACATCATAATCATCAGGAAGCAGTTCGATAACCTTCACTGCCATCATTCGCCATAGGTTTGTTGTTAAATTGACCAATCTACTTTTATTTTTATTGCGCTTGTTGTTATAATTGGTGTCTAACATAAATTTAAGGGGAGTGTATGTTAATAAGAAAACGCTTTTTAAATACAAAAGTTAAAATATTAACTGGAGTAATAGCCGCTGGACTATTCATTGGCGGGTCGCTACTTACCTTGCCAACTGGACAAGCTAAGAGTGTCGTCAGCGATGATTATCCATTAAATGATAGTACTCACTGGAACACAGAACCTGTTTGGCGTGATGAGTTTAATGGCACATCGTTAGATAAAGAATCTTGGAATATATACGGCAGCGGATGGAGCGCTAATAACGTCCAGAGTTGCTACAGTAGAAGTGAAGAGAATGTGAATGTTAAAAACGGCAGTCTAAACTTAGTAGGACTATATAAGCCTGGTGCGCGCTGCAAAGGAAATGAAAAAAGCGGCGACTTCACCTCTGGATTCGTAGAGACAAAGGGTAAAAAATCTTGGACTTACGGCTACATCGAGGCGCGTATAAAAATGCCAAATAACAAGAGTACTTGGCCTGGTTTTTGGATGAGTCCTGACAAACCTACATACGGCAGTTGGCCTCGCAGTGGTGAAATTGACATCGTAGAAACTAAAGGTTCTAACTTAGATTACGCGGCAGCAGACGCTCACTGGGGACTTTCAACATACAATAAAAAACATGCTCAAGGTAGAGATTTACCAGCTGGATTTAAAGATACTACTCAGTGGCACACTTACGGCGTAAAATGGACTGAAGGAAAATTGGAATATTACATTGACGGCGTAAAATTCCATACAGTCAGTAGTTTTGGATGGCCAAACGCAGCAAACACACCTTACGGCCCATTCGACAAGCCATTCTTCTTGCGTCTTAACTTAGCAATCGGCGGTGACTACATTGACGGTAAAGGTAGTAAATGGTCAAACGCCTACAACGCCCTAGCTGAATATCCAGAGTCATTCCCGGCAACTATGTCAATCGATTACGTCCGTGTATACGAAAGACGAACAGCTAAGGAAATAAACGTGCCAGATAACAATTTGCGCACTCAACTTAATAAAAAACTGTCAACAGCACTTAGCACTAATCGTAAAAACGATCAAAAAATTACTGACGTAGAGTTGGAAAAATTGACAGATCTTAACTTAGATGCGGCCGACAACGCATCAGAAGCAGAAAAGATTCACGATTTAACAGGCTTAGAGGCAGCTAAAAACCTTAAGACCTTATCTCTTAAGAACAGCTCTATCTTCGACCTAAGAGCAGTTTCTAACATCAAATCTCTAAAGTCAATAAACTTAACGATTAATCGCTAATTAGCTTAAACGTTTACAGAAAAATTGTCATCTCATTACGGGGTGGCAATTTTTTATTTCAGCTTAAAACCTCAGTATTCAGTGTTTCCACAGCTCTGTTGTTAAAATAACTACATAATATTCTTTACTTTTATTCCGCTTATTGTTACACTAGCGATGGATAAAAAGTATTTGGGAGAAAACAAAAAATGTTAATAAAAAGACGTTTTTTAAATACAAAAGTTAAAATAGTAACTGCGGTAATGGCTGTCGGTATTGTTGTTGGTGGTGCGTTATTTACTCTGCCAATGGACAACGCCAAAGGTGCAGGAAGTCCATATCCGCCAACAGATAGTGAAAACTGGAATCCAGAACCTGTTTGGCGTGATGAGTTTGACGGAAATTCACTAGATGGGACCAAATGGACAGCTCTTAATGGCGGATGGGGAGACGAAGGCCAACAAGTTCGAAACTGCTACACGAGATCAGATGAGAACATTAATGTCAGTGGCGGTAGCTTAAATCTAATTGGACTATACAAACCAGGAGCAACCTGTACTGGTGGTAACACTAAAACTGGCAACTTCACTTCCGGATTCGTACAGACGAAAAATAAGGCATATTTTAAATATGGCTACATCGAAGCTCGCATAAAAATGCCAAAGAATAAGAGTACTTGGCCTGGTTTTTGGATGAGTCCTAACAACTCTCCGTACAGTGCTGGTTGGCCTGATTGGGGCGAGATCGACATCGTAGAGACAAAAGGCTCTAATCACCAATTCGCTGCTTCTGACGCACACTGGCGAGACAAGAATACACCGACCGGTCAAACCGGAAGTCACAGAAACCGCCAAGGCGTTATTCCACCAAGTAAGTTCGGCACTGGTAATGACACTACAGAGTGGCACACATACGGCGTAAAATGGACTGAAGGAAAACTTGAATATTTCATTGACGGAGAATGGCATCACACAATTACTGAATTTAAGAATTCGAACTCCACAGGAAGCCCTAATGGTCCTTTTGATCAGAACTTCTTCTTACGACTTAACTTAGCCATTGGAGGCAATTACATTGATTCGCCATGGGATGATCCTATCAACTCAGTAGGAGCTGCAAATGGAGAGGGCTTCCCGGCAACTATGTCAGTCGACTACGTCCGCGTGTACGAGATGCGAAAACCCAAAGAGGTTGAAGTCAAGGACACACAACTGCGCAAGTTGCTTAATGACAGACTGTCAACAGTATTTAGCACTAATCGTAAAGACGATCAAAAAATTACTGACGTAGAGTTGGAAAGATTGACAGATCTTAACCTAAGTTACTCAAACATTTACGACCTAACCGGAATAGAAGCTGCTAAGAATCTTCAGAACTTGTTGTTAAACAACAACTATATCTCAGACCTAAGCCCACTATCTGGTCTAACTTCTCTAAAAATTCTATCCTTAAGAAATAACTGCTTCGCCGATATAAGTCCGCTAGCTGGATTAACATCCCTGACTTCCCTACGTCTTGAAAATCAGCGAGTTAGTGTTAAGCCTAACGACAAATCATTCGCTTCACCGCTGAAGGATTTGGTAGGAAACACGGTTTCTGTAACCAACTCAGCGGAAGTCGTCAACGACACAGCAACTCCTGGAAATATTCAGCTACTATCACTACCAGCCAGCGGAGCATCTCCTATCCTGAATGCTCCTTGGACCAGAAGCGTAACAATCGGAGCAATTTCAGCTACGTTCAGTGGTACTCTGGCTGTTGACACATCAGCGATTCCTAGGGCATCACAGCCTCAGCCTCAGCCGCAGCCACAACCACAGCCGCAGCCGCAGCCACAGCCTGGAAATCCGTCAGCTGCCGCTCATAATCCAGTTAATAAGCCTCAGAATGCTGTAAGCGGTCTACTCGCAAACACAGGATTTAATGCCTTCTTAGGTGTTATCGCCACCCTAGCATTAGTTGCCGCAGGACTATTCATTCTACGCTAACCAGAGGCTACATAAAATTACCACCCCGCGATGAGGTGGTAATTTTTTATTGAGAAGTTGGTTTTTATTGTTTTACATACCATCAAAAACCAATAAAGCTACATCGCCATCTGCATCATTAGCACCCAGCTCTATAAACCTCATCAAATCATCTATCCGCTTAACGGCGCCAGCCTCTCGCCTCTCTTCCGCTAACTTTCGTATCTCTGGCAATTCATTTTCTACCAGCCGAACATATGAGTAGCCGTCTACAGCAGTATGTCCATAAAGATCAATATGCGCAATCACTGGAAATCGCTGCTCAAAATCTTCAGCGTAATCCGCCAAGCCATAAGCAAAGTTAAAAATATCCTTTAAGTCATTACTCCTTGGGCTGCTCTTAAAATCATCCCGTAAACATTGACTAGAAAGAAATCTAGCCCACATACCATCGCAATAAGTGTTATTCATAATCATTATTGTCTCACCTATTCCGCGTTATTAGAAATATATAACTACAAAAACAATAAAAAAGACCTCAACTATACTTGTTGAAGTCTTAAAATTCGATTTGGCTCCGGGGGCGGGGTTCGAACCCGCGGCCTATTGGTTAACAGCCAACCGCTCTACCGCTGAGCTACCCCGGAATATGTCTTGTATTATAGCGAGTTTTTGAATAGTTGTAAAGTTACTGACGGACAATTTCCAATGCTTTTTTTAAAATCTCCACTTCCGAGCGTGATTTTTCGTCGTCCTCGGCTTCTCTCTTCTTAATTTCCTTCACTAAATTCTGCCACCAAACTTCTTTTTTCTCACTGCTCAGCGTCAAAGACCTAACTTCGCCGTCCTGCTTCTCCAAAAATCCCGCAGCCACCAAATTATCAACATGTTTTGCCACCGTCGACACCGATTTATAGCCTAAGGCGCGCATAATTTCCCGAAGCGTCGGACTATAGCCATTGCCCTTTATAAACCCATCGATAAAATCCAACATTATTTTTTGCTTTTTCGTCAGTTTCATATCTAAAGTATACACCATACGCTATACTTAAAATATGGCAAAAAAATACATTAACGACGTTCGATTCTGGCTATTGGCTATTATTATTTTTGGTGGCGGCTTCGCCCTGCATCCCAGTGTCGGCTTATCAATTCTGGATTTCCCGTCACTGCGCGTAGGATTATACCAAATCGTTGCCGTAAGCCTATTGTTATTCTCCTTGCCATTACTACTTAAAAAACGCCAAGAATTATTGAAAAACCGATGGCTAATCGGCGGATCTTTAGCAATTTTTATCGCCATTGTCGTCGGCATATTTTTCGCAGAAGCACGCCTGCGCACCGCGTTATATTCGTTATCGCTATTATTCCTACTCGCCGTCGGATTATCCGCTGGCTTAATTTACGGCGAATTATCAAAATCAGAAAAACGTAAACTCATCAGCGTCGGACTGTGGGGCGGACTAGTTTTTGGGATTTTAGCAATTATTCAGCTTATCGTCGCCACCTTTGAACCAACAGGATTTGGCACGCTTTGCGCTGGTTGTAAAGCCGACGTTTTTGGGTTTCCACGAATCAATTTATTCGCCGCCGAACCGCAATTCTTCGCCAATTCTCTACTTCCAGCATTTTTCCTTGCGTTCTTTCAACCAAAATCTCGCTTAGCCAAATTTAGCCTATTTTTCACAACTCTCGCCATATCTTTAACATTTTCCCGTGGCGGATTTTTAGCAATTTTTATCGCCATCACAGCCTTATTTATAATCGTTTTCATAAAACGAATTGACGCATCTTTTATTCGTAAAAAACTTCCAATCATCTTCGTTGGATTACTATTCGGATTCATCTTATTATTCTCATCAGCCAACATTAGATACGCCAATACGCCCTTCATCGCACACAATACCTTCGTCAGTATGGTTGATCAATTATCTCTCGGGAAAATTAAGATTCCACAAAAATCCATCGCCAAAAATCCGTCACCAAAATCCGCCGAAAACATTCCACCAAGCAACAATTCTTTCCAACCTGCCGGTTTTGTTGAAGCTTCCGCCAATGACAGGCTCAGCGCCAGTGACTTAGCCATAAAATCTTGGCTATCATCGCCACGAACGTTCTTCTTTGGCGTTGGACTCGGCAACCTCGGTAATTTCATCCAAAAACATCTTCACGTAAACGTCCCAACAGACCAAACAGTCTACGTTTTTTACATATTATTACTCAGCGGCTTAGGGATTGTTGGGCTATTCACCCTTCTAATTGCCCCATTGATAATCATATTTTTCGCCATAAAAAATATCCGTAAAATTAAAGCTCAATTTATCTTATCGCTGACCGTCGCGATGTTTATACATTTTTGGTTTTTTGGTAGTTTCATAAATACGATTCATTGTTTTGCTATAATCGGCATATTTTTGTATAATTACCCCAGAGATTATGCGGAAAAAGTCTGATTTTTACTTCAAAATTGTCCTGGTCGTTCTTGATATCTTAGCTTTATTGAGCGCATTTACTATTGCCTATATTTTGCGAATTTCCCTGGATCCTAGACCATTCCATATCAGCATCAATGCCATAGATTTTATTACCTCCATTTTTATGACGCTACCGTTGTGGATCGTGATGTTCTATTTCTTTGGCTTATACGACCGAGAGATTTACACGCACCCATTACGAAACTTTGGACGAATACTTTTAGCGTCAATAACTGGAATTATGATTATGATTTCCGTGACGTTCTTTACCAACACTCCGTTATTCCCAGCCAAACTCGTCGCTGGTTATGCCACTGGAATTGGCTTTGTTCTACTAATGATTTTCCGCAGCGCCGCCAATATTGTTCGTCTGAAGTTATTAAAGCGCGGCTTAGGAGCTCGCCGTGTTATATTAATTGGCAATTGTGATTTAACTCACGTTCTGGCTGATTTTATAGAAACTAATCCGTTAACTGGCTTTAAGATTAGCGGAATTGTTGCACAAACCCAGTTCATTCCTATTGAACTAAAAAAGCTTCGACGCTCGTCATTAGAATCGGCGCTCACCAGAGATAAAATTGACGTCATCATCCAAACCGACTCAAAAAACGTTAGTGAACATTATCAAATTGCCCAGAAACATTATCTGGATTTTTATCAAGCGCCGGAATTCGACGGAATTATGACCACCAAGCACACTATTGATATCATCGACTCCGTGCCGCTAATTCACACTCATCCGACGCCGTTAATGGGCTATGGGCGAATTGTTAAGCGGATTATGGATATTATCGGTGGAACAGCTGGGATTATTATCGCCTCGCCAATTATGCTTTTGGTGGCAATTGCCGTAAAAATCAGCGACCCAGCGGGACCGATTTTAATGCACGGCAAACAGCAAAAACGTCTCACTCGCTACAATCGACCGTTTAAGGTCTATAAGTTCCGCTCGCATTATGCAAAGTTTGATGGCAAAACTGACGAAGAAGTCTTTCGAATGGTTGGTAAGCCTGAGCTAATTGAAGAATACCGTAAAAACGGCGACAAGCTTGATCATGATTTTCGTGTGACGCCAGTTGGTCGATTTATTCGTCGCTTTAGCCTTGATGAATTACCGCAGTTATTCAACGTCGTTAAAGGAGATATCAGCCTAGTCGGACCGCGAGCGCTGGTACCGCACGAATTAAGCGCATACGATAAAAAACACGTTTTATTAGCGGTCAAATCTGGGTTAACTGGACTTGCAGTAGTATCTGGCAGACGCAGCATCAGCTTTGAAGAGCGGCGACGAATTGACTTATATTATGTTCAAAACTGGAGTATCTGGATGGACATCACGATTTTATTAAAAACCTGCTTGGTTATTTTCCAGAAAGATAATTAATGAGTAAGCCAAAAATTGCCATAGTTCACGACTGGATTTACGGCGGCGGAGCCGAAAAAGTCGTTTTGGAAATTCACAAATTATACCCAGACGCGCCAATTTACACTTCTTTTTGTAGTGATGAATGGCGAGAAAGATTAGACAACAAAGTCATTACTGGTTATTTACAGCGATGGCCGTTTTCAAAAATTCGACGATTACTGCCACTTCTTAGACAGTGGTGGTTCGCTAAACTTGATCTTAGCGAATTTGACATTATCATCTCAAGCTCTGGAAATGGTGAGGCAAAATTCGTCCGCAAATCCAGACCAGATCAACTTCATATCTGCTATTGCCACACGCCAACGCATTTTTATTGGCGACATTACGACGAATATATCAAACGACCAAGTTTTCGCCCGCAATGGCTGGCGCGCCTAGGCTTAAAAACCTTAGTCCGACCACTGAAAAAACGAGATTTCAATGCCGCTCAGCAAGTTGATATTTTTATCGCCAACTCTACGGGAATTCAGGCTGATATTGAAGAGTTTTACCAGCGAAAAAGTACGGTTATTTTTCCGCCAATTGACGTGTCGAGCTTTTCGCCACTTGCTAAAAATCGCAAGCAAACATCCATCCCCAAAAAACCTCGCTGTCTGATTTGGGGGCGAATTGTGCCAATGAAACGACTTGATATCGCTATTAAGGCTTGTCAGAAACTTGGCTGGCAATTAGATATTATTGGAAAAGGTCCAGACGTTGACAACCTGAAGAATATCGCCGATAAACATACTAATTTCTTAGGATTTGTCGATAATGCCACGCGAGAAAAATATATTAAAAAAGCAGATTTGTTTATTTTTTGTTCACACGAAGATTTTGGAATCGCGCCAGTTGAAGCGTTGGCGTCTGGTATCCCAGTGGTTGCGTATGAAGCTGGCGGCGCACTTGATTATATAAAACCCGAAAAAAACGGCTGGTTCTTTTCTGAGCAAACAGATTCTTCATTGACAGAAACCCTAGAGAAACTTCCAGGAAAAAAAGTTTCACCAACAAAAATCTCAGCCACAGCAAACGAATTTTCAGCTGCAATTTTTCATAAAGCGATAAAAAATATAGTTGATAAATCATGGAAGGAACATTATCGTGAAAATCGTAATTGACGCCCGAACATTAAGAACTAGCACTGGTCGGTACATCGAACGGCTGATTCATTATTTGCAGAAAATTGATAATAAAAACGATTATGTTATTCTGCTCAAGCCAAAGGATTTTGATAGTTGGCAGCCGAGCAATCCGCGCTTTAAAAAAGTCATTTGTCCTTACAAAGAATACACTTTCGCCGAGCAAATCGGCTTTAAAAAACAACTTGAAAGTCTCCATTCAGACTTAGTTCATTTTGCGATGGTTCAGCAGCCAGTTCTATACAATTCCAGTCCAGTTGTTACTACGATGCAAGATTTGACTACTGTTAGATTCAGAAATCCAGATAAAAATCCTGTCGTTTTCTGGATTAAGCAGCAAATTTATAAATGGGTCAATAAAAAAGTCGCGAAAAAATCTTCGCATATAATCACAATTTCTAACTTCGTAAAAAATGATTTGATTAAATTCACCGGTGTAAGCCCAGAGAAAATTACTGTAACTTTGGAGTCTGCAGATGAGTTACCAAAAGGCAACGAGCCTGTTGACGAGTTGATTGGTAGAAAATTCATTATGTATATCGGTAGACCAACGCCACATAAAAACCTTCGACGACTAATTGACGCATTTGCTTTGTTACAGAAAAAATATCCAGATTTAACACTGGC from Candidatus Nanosynbacter sp. HMT-352 harbors:
- a CDS encoding glycosyltransferase; the encoded protein is MSKPKIAIVHDWIYGGGAEKVVLEIHKLYPDAPIYTSFCSDEWRERLDNKVITGYLQRWPFSKIRRLLPLLRQWWFAKLDLSEFDIIISSSGNGEAKFVRKSRPDQLHICYCHTPTHFYWRHYDEYIKRPSFRPQWLARLGLKTLVRPLKKRDFNAAQQVDIFIANSTGIQADIEEFYQRKSTVIFPPIDVSSFSPLAKNRKQTSIPKKPRCLIWGRIVPMKRLDIAIKACQKLGWQLDIIGKGPDVDNLKNIADKHTNFLGFVDNATREKYIKKADLFIFCSHEDFGIAPVEALASGIPVVAYEAGGALDYIKPEKNGWFFSEQTDSSLTETLEKLPGKKVSPTKISATANEFSAAIFHKAIKNIVDKSWKEHYRENRN
- a CDS encoding glycoside hydrolase family 16 protein, whose product is MLIRKRFLNTKVKILTGVIAAGLFIGGSLLTLPTGQAKSVVSDDYPLNDSTHWNTEPVWRDEFNGTSLDKESWNIYGSGWSANNVQSCYSRSEENVNVKNGSLNLVGLYKPGARCKGNEKSGDFTSGFVETKGKKSWTYGYIEARIKMPNNKSTWPGFWMSPDKPTYGSWPRSGEIDIVETKGSNLDYAAADAHWGLSTYNKKHAQGRDLPAGFKDTTQWHTYGVKWTEGKLEYYIDGVKFHTVSSFGWPNAANTPYGPFDKPFFLRLNLAIGGDYIDGKGSKWSNAYNALAEYPESFPATMSIDYVRVYERRTAKEINVPDNNLRTQLNKKLSTALSTNRKNDQKITDVELEKLTDLNLDAADNASEAEKIHDLTGLEAAKNLKTLSLKNSSIFDLRAVSNIKSLKSINLTINR
- a CDS encoding glycosyltransferase family 4 protein gives rise to the protein MKIVIDARTLRTSTGRYIERLIHYLQKIDNKNDYVILLKPKDFDSWQPSNPRFKKVICPYKEYTFAEQIGFKKQLESLHSDLVHFAMVQQPVLYNSSPVVTTMQDLTTVRFRNPDKNPVVFWIKQQIYKWVNKKVAKKSSHIITISNFVKNDLIKFTGVSPEKITVTLESADELPKGNEPVDELIGRKFIMYIGRPTPHKNLRRLIDAFALLQKKYPDLTLALAGKKDSNYARHETYVNDHGIKNVVFTGFISDEQLRWMYENTAVYCFPSLSEGFGLPGLEAMLHGAPVASSTATCLPETHGDAAHYFDPFSVEDIAKSIDDILSDDKLRNELVKKGKKHVKTFSWQRMAEQTLAVYEKYGRKS
- a CDS encoding family 16 glycosylhydrolase; translation: MAVGIVVGGALFTLPMDNAKGAGSPYPPTDSENWNPEPVWRDEFDGNSLDGTKWTALNGGWGDEGQQVRNCYTRSDENINVSGGSLNLIGLYKPGATCTGGNTKTGNFTSGFVQTKNKAYFKYGYIEARIKMPKNKSTWPGFWMSPNNSPYSAGWPDWGEIDIVETKGSNHQFAASDAHWRDKNTPTGQTGSHRNRQGVIPPSKFGTGNDTTEWHTYGVKWTEGKLEYFIDGEWHHTITEFKNSNSTGSPNGPFDQNFFLRLNLAIGGNYIDSPWDDPINSVGAANGEGFPATMSVDYVRVYEMRKPKEVEVKDTQLRKLLNDRLSTVFSTNRKDDQKITDVELERLTDLNLSYSNIYDLTGIEAAKNLQNLLLNNNYISDLSPLSGLTSLKILSLRNNCFADISPLAGLTSLTSLRLENQRVSVKPNDKSFASPLKDLVGNTVSVTNSAEVVNDTATPGNIQLLSLPASGASPILNAPWTRSVTIGAISATFSGTLAVDTSAIPRASQPQPQPQPQPQPQPQPQPGNPSAAAHNPVNKPQNAVSGLLANTGFNAFLGVIATLALVAAGLFILR
- a CDS encoding sugar transferase — translated: MRKKSDFYFKIVLVVLDILALLSAFTIAYILRISLDPRPFHISINAIDFITSIFMTLPLWIVMFYFFGLYDREIYTHPLRNFGRILLASITGIMIMISVTFFTNTPLFPAKLVAGYATGIGFVLLMIFRSAANIVRLKLLKRGLGARRVILIGNCDLTHVLADFIETNPLTGFKISGIVAQTQFIPIELKKLRRSSLESALTRDKIDVIIQTDSKNVSEHYQIAQKHYLDFYQAPEFDGIMTTKHTIDIIDSVPLIHTHPTPLMGYGRIVKRIMDIIGGTAGIIIASPIMLLVAIAVKISDPAGPILMHGKQQKRLTRYNRPFKVYKFRSHYAKFDGKTDEEVFRMVGKPELIEEYRKNGDKLDHDFRVTPVGRFIRRFSLDELPQLFNVVKGDISLVGPRALVPHELSAYDKKHVLLAVKSGLTGLAVVSGRRSISFEERRRIDLYYVQNWSIWMDITILLKTCLVIFQKDN
- a CDS encoding O-antigen ligase family protein codes for the protein MAKKYINDVRFWLLAIIIFGGGFALHPSVGLSILDFPSLRVGLYQIVAVSLLLFSLPLLLKKRQELLKNRWLIGGSLAIFIAIVVGIFFAEARLRTALYSLSLLFLLAVGLSAGLIYGELSKSEKRKLISVGLWGGLVFGILAIIQLIVATFEPTGFGTLCAGCKADVFGFPRINLFAAEPQFFANSLLPAFFLAFFQPKSRLAKFSLFFTTLAISLTFSRGGFLAIFIAITALFIIVFIKRIDASFIRKKLPIIFVGLLFGFILLFSSANIRYANTPFIAHNTFVSMVDQLSLGKIKIPQKSIAKNPSPKSAENIPPSNNSFQPAGFVEASANDRLSASDLAIKSWLSSPRTFFFGVGLGNLGNFIQKHLHVNVPTDQTVYVFYILLLSGLGIVGLFTLLIAPLIIIFFAIKNIRKIKAQFILSLTVAMFIHFWFFGSFINTIHCFAIIGIFLYNYPRDYAEKV
- a CDS encoding LexA family protein, with the protein product MVYTLDMKLTKKQKIMLDFIDGFIKGNGYSPTLREIMRALGYKSVSTVAKHVDNLVAAGFLEKQDGEVRSLTLSSEKKEVWWQNLVKEIKKREAEDDEKSRSEVEILKKALEIVRQ